The DNA region CACGCCAGGCAGTTGGCATCGCTGATCACCAGCCGTTCACACGCGGCCACTCGCAGCCCCCAGTGCTCAGCCAGCACGCCGTCCAACCAGCCGATGGCATCGGCGGTGGATGCAAACCCGAACCGCTCGGTCAGCGCCGCGCCTGGATCGGCAGACTCCCAGAGCATGCTGATCGACGTACTCATCTCTTCGGCTGCGGTCACGGGGCGCAGTCAAGCATGTGGCCTGTGGGGATCTCGGAGTGTCGCGTGCTGATCGAGCCGGAGCAGCAATGGTGAAGAACACGTCCCGGTGACGACGGCCTGTTCGAGGCGCTGGTTCAGGTACGCCGAGCGAACCGGATCCGCCCATCCGGAAGCCGCTCATGGGCATAGTCCGGGTCGTGGATTCGGCGATGGTCGCTGGCACACAACAAGACCAGGTTGGCCATGTCGGTCTTGCCGCCTTGGGACCACGGTTGCAGGTGGTGGGCTTCGGTCCAGGCTGCTGGGGCGTCACAGTCTTCGGCTTGGCAGCCTTGATCTCGTAGCCGCAGAGCTCGGTGTTGGATCGGATGCGCCAACCGGGTGGTGCGGCCCAGGTCGAGGATTTCGGAGTCGGTGCCTAGGACGACGGGGATGAGGTCGGCGTTGCAGGCCATCCGGCGGGCTTCGGCGGCGGTGATCTGGTCGCCGTCAAACCCGAGGGCGGCGGTGCCGAGGTCTTTGCGGAGGTCCGCCACGCTCATGGTGATGAACACCGTGGTCGCGTGCCCACCGTGGCGGGGGAGCTGGTCGACGTCGTAGGTCTCGATCACCCGGGCGAACGCTTGGCCGAGCAGCCGGTCGTAGGGCGCTTTGATGCCTTTGTCCTCGGCGGAGAGCTTCCGGGGCTGGGCCAGCGAGTCCAGGATCGTACGCAACCGCACACCTACCGCTCGGGAGATCCGGGCGTGGATGTCGATGGTGCCGTCGCCGTTGTCACGAGACGTAAAGAAGGTGCGTCGTGCGGCCAACTCTTCCTCGCGGTGGAGGGCTGCGGCCTCAGCCTGCTCGAAGCGTTCCGGGTCGATCTCCGAAAGGATCCGTTTGCCCACGACCTTGAGCTCGTTCGCGGTCAGCCGGGTGGCGTAGTCGACCAGGAGCTTCTCGGCCAGGACCAGGTCCTCGGTGCTGGCGGCCGGGTCGGCCTCGATCGCGTCGAGGGCTTTCGTGATCACCCGGGCCTTGTCTTGGGACACCTCACCTGCAGCGAGACCGGCCGCGACGCGCTCGTACTTCGCCACACTCGCGGCGAGTTTCACCTGGGCTCGGGCGACGGCCTTGTCGACGAGCAGTTCGGTCCGCAGCCAGCCGGACGCGTCCTTGGCGCCGGTCTCCTCGGCGATGTCGCCGGCAGCAGCGAGGACCCGCAGTTTCACCGCGGCCTGTTGGGCCTGGAGTCGCTCCAGCCGCTCGAGGACGTCTTTCTTCTGCTCGGTGCGCCAATAGACAGGGTCGGTCGACAACAAGTCTTCGAGGGAGGTTTCGATGGCGGTCAGGGCGGCGCCGATCGCGTCGCCGGGGTTGGTGTCCCAGTGGTCGATCTCGTGGCCGAGACTCATCGCTTCCCTCCCTTCAGAGGTGTGCTGTGATGGGTCTGATTCTACGCTTCCAGCACGGATATGAACACCTATTTTCGCAGGTCAAGCGCACTTTTCGCGATCAGCGAACGGTCTCGTTTCTGTGGATGGTAAGTGGCCCGAAGGGCCACCATCCCTCCCCGGAACACCCCGGTCCCGTACAAGAATCTCGCTGCGCCACACCCGGGCCGCCGCCCCGATAGCCAGCCAAATCTTTTCTCGATCTGGTCCGGAGTCCAGGACCGCGAAGCGGCCGGCGTAGCCGGCGCCCGAAGGGCGTCCTTGACGCCGGTCCAGATCGAGAAGATCCTCAGGAACGGGTCGGCGGCCCACACCCGCCATGAAGAACGGTTACGTACAGGGTGGTCTCGACAAGCTCGACCACCGGGGCACCACCGATCCAGCAGCCCGACGCACGCCCAAAAGCCCCAGCCCAACCCCGAAACCAGTTACCGTCCACACCCATGAAACCCCTCGGCGACGTCCCCTGGCCCCCAGACCCGATCGTCACCGAGCGCCTGATCCTCCGCCACACCAAGCCCGAGGACAGGAAAGGCCTGGCAGTCCTGCTCTCCGACGCGACCGTGCAGGCCTACCTCGGCGGCCCGCAGCACACCCAGGAAGAGCTGGAAGAGCTCATTCCACCCGATCCGAACACCAGGCCCGGCATCTTCGCCGTCGAGCACGCCGGTGAGTTCATCGGCAGGATCACGGTCCAGCGCCGTGACAGAGCCTGGGCCCACCACGTACGCGAGGAGGGCGACGAGGTCGAGATCGGCTACGAGTTCCTCCCGACCACCTGGGGCCAGGGCATCGCGACCGAAGCCACCCGGGCCGCGCTCGACTGGATCGAGCGGACGCTCCCGGGCGAGCCGGTGGTCCTCACCACGCAGGTGGCCAACGAACGCTCCCTGCGCCTGGCCCACAAGCTCGGGTTCGTCGAGGTCGAACGGTTCGAGGCCTACGGAGCGGAGCAGTGGTTCGGGGTGCTCAAGACCGACTAGGCCGACGAGCGCTCACTCCTCGGGAGTGCCGAGATAGGCGACCAGGGCGAGGTGGTCGGATCCGGACACCTCGACGGTCTCGGTCGCCAGCGCGACGAGGTCATCCCCGAGCAGCACGTGGTCGATGGCGGCCGAAGGCGGAAGAGGTACGCCGGCGAACCCCTCGGTCGGCCAGGTCGGCTGCCATCCGGCGTTGCTGGCGCGGGCGGCGTCCGACAGGTCGGCGTCGTCGAGGAGGCGCCGGACGGTGTGGTGGTCGAGGGAGGCGTTGAGATCGCCCAGGACGAGATCGGGCTTCTCGGCGGCCGCCTCCTTGATGATCAGCTCCTGCTCGGCCGGCCAGGACGCGAGCGTCGGCGGGGCCGGATGCGCGACGACGACCCGCCGCTCCCCCACGTCGGCGACCCACGATCCCATCGACGTGTCGAGACGACGGCCCTTGGTGATCGGCTGGTCGGCGAAGAGCATCGTCCCGGTGGTGCCGGGCGCGGCCTCGCCGATCCGGTAGGGCAGCTGGTCGTGCAGCATGCTCGACAGCTTCGCGAACGCCTCCGGGGTGATCTCCTGGACGGCGAGCACGTCTACCTTGTGCTCACGCACGGTCTCGACGACGGTGTCGACGTCACCCTGGCCCTCGAAGAGGTTGGTGGTCATCACCGTCAGCGGCTCCCCGGCGCTGGTCTCGCGCGACCCGGC from Nocardioides luteus includes:
- a CDS encoding HNH endonuclease signature motif containing protein — protein: MSLGHEIDHWDTNPGDAIGAALTAIETSLEDLLSTDPVYWRTEQKKDVLERLERLQAQQAAVKLRVLAAAGDIAEETGAKDASGWLRTELLVDKAVARAQVKLAASVAKYERVAAGLAAGEVSQDKARVITKALDAIEADPAASTEDLVLAEKLLVDYATRLTANELKVVGKRILSEIDPERFEQAEAAALHREEELAARRTFFTSRDNGDGTIDIHARISRAVGVRLRTILDSLAQPRKLSAEDKGIKAPYDRLLGQAFARVIETYDVDQLPRHGGHATTVFITMSVADLRKDLGTAALGFDGDQITAAEARRMACNADLIPVVLGTDSEILDLGRTTRLAHPIQHRALRLRDQGCQAEDCDAPAAWTEAHHLQPWSQGGKTDMANLVLLCASDHRRIHDPDYAHERLPDGRIRFARRT
- a CDS encoding GNAT family N-acetyltransferase, with the translated sequence MKPLGDVPWPPDPIVTERLILRHTKPEDRKGLAVLLSDATVQAYLGGPQHTQEELEELIPPDPNTRPGIFAVEHAGEFIGRITVQRRDRAWAHHVREEGDEVEIGYEFLPTTWGQGIATEATRAALDWIERTLPGEPVVLTTQVANERSLRLAHKLGFVEVERFEAYGAEQWFGVLKTD
- a CDS encoding endonuclease/exonuclease/phosphatase family protein; its protein translation is MNRARWVPLALAWGVLVVCGLPALAITLSRALASTDLRAVRLAAFAPFGIGLYALCLVALLVLVWLAAGPGRIRFAVGAGVVAMLLAVHLAWQAPLYAGSRETSAGEPLTVMTTNLFEGQGDVDTVVETVREHKVDVLAVQEITPEAFAKLSSMLHDQLPYRIGEAAPGTTGTMLFADQPITKGRRLDTSMGSWVADVGERRVVVAHPAPPTLASWPAEQELIIKEAAAEKPDLVLGDLNASLDHHTVRRLLDDADLSDAARASNAGWQPTWPTEGFAGVPLPPSAAIDHVLLGDDLVALATETVEVSGSDHLALVAYLGTPEE